From Cryptosporangium minutisporangium:
TCCCGAATCGCCGAACCCATCTCCTCACTACCGGCCGCCACCGTCTGCACGTTGCGGGACACCTCTCCGGAGGCCTCCGAGACGACCCCGGCCTGAGCGGACGCGTCCTCGGCGCTGGCCGCGATCTGCTGACTCACGTTCGCCAGCTCTTCCGCGCTCCCGGCGAGGGTGTCCGCGCTGCCGGCGAGCGCGCCGATCGCCTGCCGGACACCCTCCTGGGCGCGGCCGAGCGCGGCGGCCATCTGTCCGACCTCGTCCCGGGAGTGGACGTCGGCGGAGCGGGTCAGGTCACCCCGGGCCATCGCCTCCAGCGTCGCGGAGACCCTCCGCAGCGGCGCCACGATCAGCTGGGTGATGACGACGCCCAGCACCCCGGCGACGAGCAGTCCGACGATCAACAGCGTGATCATGACGACGCGCGCCTCGCGGTACGAGTGCTCGGCCTTGTCCGCGGTCTCCTTCGCGAGCGCGACGTCGTACTCCTCGATCTCCTCCAGCGCGCTCGTCGCCTCCTCGGCCAGCTCGTCGGCCGTGCCGTGGAGCGCGGTGTCGAACTCCGCGCTGCGGTTCGCTCGGCTCAGCGGCAGCAGCGTGCTGTCGCGGTACTGCTGCCACTTGGTCCAGGTGGACTGGAACTGGTTCCAGACGGCCTCGTCCTCCGGTCCGGCCTCCTCGTACGCCTGCCCCCACTCGACGACCTCGGCGTCGCTCTCCTGGATTCTGGCCTCGTACTGGCTCCTGGTCGCGGTGTCCCGGGCCGAAGCGTGCCCGGTCACCAGCGCCTGGTTCTCTGCCGTCGCA
This genomic window contains:
- a CDS encoding methyl-accepting chemotaxis protein encodes the protein MGSVPADEVLGGSAARRNPLVRWLADRPVRAKLLLALGVLAIVAVTVGVVGLRSLSETNADSQHLYNENVLSLVALARVQHATAENQALVTGHASARDTATRSQYEARIQESDAEVVEWGQAYEEAGPEDEAVWNQFQSTWTKWQQYRDSTLLPLSRANRSAEFDTALHGTADELAEEATSALEEIEEYDVALAKETADKAEHSYREARVVMITLLIVGLLVAGVLGVVITQLIVAPLRRVSATLEAMARGDLTRSADVHSRDEVGQMAAALGRAQEGVRQAIGALAGSADTLAGSAEELANVSQQIAASAEDASAQAGVVSEASGEVSRNVQTVAAGSEEMGSAIR